The sequence below is a genomic window from Colletotrichum destructivum chromosome 4, complete sequence.
CATCGCGGCAGGCTTTGCCGTGGGCGTGTGGAAGAGcttcgacgagctcaaggacgTCAACCTCGAGGGCCGCACCATCTTCAAGCCTACCATCTCCAAGGACGAGGCTTCCCAGCGCTTCGGCCGCTGGGAGAAGGCCGTCCAGATGAGCAAGGGCTGGTCGAGCTAAAGAGACACTTTTTGTGCCCCTTTCACGTCATGAtgtctcttcttttttctggttattttttttatcttcttcttcttcttcttttcgaTATACCACAGTCTGTTGTCGTTTGGGGCGAGTCCAATCACGATGGGCACCGCGCGCGCGCATGaatcctttttttttttttttggcgCCACTTTGGAAGGAGAAAAAATCCCTCCATCTGTATCATAGGATAGTTCGACGGAGGGTATGACGCGATTTTCCCCTGCCGTGTGTCGAAATCCGAACATGTGTGTGCTGGAATCTGGATCCTCGGATCCCATTCTCAACTTTGCTTACCCCTGtgataatgatgatgatgatgatgatgatgacgatgttCGTTGGTTGCCAATCTTTACAAGATCgcgcccgccccccccccccccccccccccccccccaaagtcAGACGGGGGTATTTCCAGGGAAGAAGCCCGCCCAGTCGCATGTTTCGTCTCGATCACACTCCACGTGTGAATGTCCCTTGCCGGATGATCGGAGATTGGAAAGGCGTTCTCCACGGTCTCCATCCGTCCCGTTCGGTACCGAGTCAGTCAAGTCAGTCAGTGACTTTTGGGATCGTCAGAAAGAAAAAGTTGGAGAGGTCGGACCCCTTGTGCGGCCTTGTTCCGAACAAGACCCTCTCCCACTCCACCCTCCAAGAGAGTATGGTTAGTCAGTGAGCGGGCTGGTGAGacgtcagtcagtcagccaCCTGAGAGAAAGGGGCtggtggaggaagagggagtcTCCTTTCTTGGCTTTGGGTCTGCGGTAGAAGACTCCCAAGACTCTAAGCCCACGATCGTGTCTCTCACTCCCAGGCTTTTACCAttaccccccctccccccaccttTTGACCGTTGCATGGCCCCATGGATGATCCCCGCGGTAGTAGGCTGGACAGGGGGCGACGGCAACGAGCGGGGAAAAGAGCTCGGAGcggccggggggaggggcgtgtgtgtgttcaGCACAGTAGGCCAAAAAGATTCTACAGGCTTGTtggtactctgtacagagtacagtaGGTTGGTAGGCTAGACGTTAGCAAATACAAAAGCTTGGAGACAGGATGAGGGGTTGACAGGATGAGGGGAATGAAAGGCGGCGTGGTTCCTGCATTGCATGTCTTGTCTTTTAGCTTGCTGGATGGAACAGCCTATGGCTGACGAGCGCCGTTGCGTTGGGCCCGTTGCATTGCGGTTGCCAGCCAGTCAAGTCAGTCTGGCCGGTCGAAGTCTTGTGACGGACGGATGGCTTCGGGGATGGCTCCTAttctcgtcatcgccccCAAGACTGCTCCATCCGTCCCGTCCGTTCCATGCCTGTGCCTGCCCTGCGGACGGATAGGATGGTCGGGTCTCTAAGGGTATGCGTGTGTGTCCAGGTATTTGTGTGATTGTACATCAGTCTCCCggggaaaagggagagagcTCGGGGGCTTAGGTGGTTGAAGCTCGTTGACAGCGCAacggggttgttgttgatgctATTCcgttgtcctcgtcctcgttctcggTTGGCCGAGAGCGATACATTATATGTCGATTAGTGGTCGGAAGAAAAGGGTTGGTTGAAGGGGATGGCCGCAATCTCTGTACTTACGGATATCTGAGTAGTTATGTGAATgccgcggcgtcgaagccAAGATGCAACTCTGGCTGTGGATGAAAGTGGGCCGATAACTGGACCTTCGTCTTATTTTTCGCCTTTTCCCCCCCCattccttctcttcctttgCATTCCTTCCGGTGGTCTATCTCTCACCACTCACACTCGCACCCgcactcactctcactctcactcgcAAAGTCACTCGTAATCTCACTCTGagtctcactctcactctcactctcagTGTGCGCAGTGTTTGTGCGTGTGTCGGGCGATAAACCCCGAACCGCCCCGCGGCACAGCTCGTCTTTTGCTGACAAAGTCGCTCCATCGCGGTCTTGGCTTGCCGAACTTTTCCCACCCGGCCGACCTAGGGCGGGCCCTCTTTTTGCCTCTCGCTGAAGATTCGGTGCTTGTTTTCCACTTCCCTCTCCACTGTTGATTGAGTGCGCGTTGTTTGTTCTCGACTTGCATTTGCAGACTCGCATTGCAtgcacagcacagcacagcacagctCAGCACAGTACAGCATACAGCACGCTCACCTCTCACCCACTTCGCAGACAACCTGACTGACACGAGCACAGAGAGGAGGTGACTCTTGACAGCCAGATCGTCGTCCGTCATACGCTGCTCTCTTCCACGTACgactcctccctccccccctcctcttcctcttcctctcccctccgtcCCGGGCAAGGCCGGGATATGACCCATGCGCCCCCAGGTGCTGCGGCGCAATCCTTCTCTCCGGTCATCCTAGACCTAACCGGCTGAGGCAACTCActagccagccagccagtctGCCAGTCTGCTGCCGTCTGTTGCTTGGCCCtgtttgccgccgccgccgcccactagtactgctgctgccgccgctgctgctaTTGTTACCGCTgcattgctgctgctgctgctgcacaTCCGGCCTGCCAGTGAAATGACCACCGCCTGACCTCACACTCCGGCCAGGCTCCTCTCAAGGCTCGATCGAGGCTCCATCCAGAAAAgggtccccccccccctcctgaTAAGAGCAAAACACCATCTCGCAGTTCCGTCTAGTTAAAAAAAGGGGAAATGTGGAGTTCCCACGACAATGGGACAGACATGCTAGACACGAATGCGAATGCACGTCCGCAACAaatggccgaggaggaagcgaACTCGGTCTTCAGCCACGACGAGGGCTCGAGTGGTGATGACACGACCAACAACGGCTCGGCCGGCGCCCCGAGGAAGCGCAAGAGGGAGAAGCACCAAAAGACATCGTACGTTTCCAGTTCTTGCCCAATGGCGTGACCCACGcatgagatgagatgagatggacatggacatggacatgcAGACGGATATGGACATGGACGTGGACATGAAAGTTACAGATGGCCTCTGGCTGACACGGACGAAACCCCCCCTTCAGATGCGAGCTGTGCAAGGCGAGAAAGGTCAAGTGTGATCGCGCCGAGCCCGCGTGCTCGTGGTGTGCCCGGCACAACCGAACCTGCGTCTACCTGGAGAGACAGAAACCCGGGAGTCGTATCGGCTTCAGTCTCGAActcgaggccaaggtcaacCGCCTCGATGCCCTGTTGCAagctctcggccgtcgtgtAGAGGAGCACATCTCCAACGACCACGTcgctgccaccaccaccaccgctaCAGCTACCGCCCAAACCCTCTCGCCGGCCATCAGCAACCAGGCGCCCTCTCAGCCCGAGGCGGGGTTTCGTCAGGACGGGAACGGCATCAGTCCGGGCCCTGGCCTCCCTagaccaccgccgccgccgtcgcagACGTCGAACGGTCGTACGCCCGCCTTCTCAAGCTCCTTCTGGCAGGCCGGCGATGCCCAAGACGCCCTTCAGAACGCCGGCGATCGAACCTCGGTACAGGCCCTCCTGAACCTCTCGGCAGGCGACTCTTTCGGCCAGCCAGGCGCGTCACCCGGCGTCACGGGGCCTCGGAAAGATGCACCATCGACCGTTTCGACCGTGTCCGAGTTCCCACCGCATGACATGCTCTACACGCTCGTCGACCTGTACTTCAAACACTGCAACACGTGGTGCCCGATCCTGGACCGTAAGACAACCTTTGGCGCCTTCTTCGGCTCGACCTCCCTCAACGAGGCCGACCGGGTCCTGCTGcacgccatcgtcgccacGACCCTGAGGTTCCTGAAAGACCAGCGGCTGTCGTCCGAGATGCGGTCGCACTACCACGCCGTATCGAAACACCGGGTGCAGATGTACGCCATGGAGAACGTCAGCATCGCGGCACTGAGGGCCCTGGTCATCCTCTGCCTGGACGAGCTCGGGACCTCCAACGGACCCCGCGGCTGGAACATGCTCGCGCTCCTCGCCCAAAACGTCAGGCAGCTGGAGCTCTGCGAGGAGAGCAGCGTGTACCTCACGGCCGAGGCTGAGGAGACACCGCACACCGGTTCCATCCGCCGGGTGGCGATGGGCCGGCCCGAATCCTggatcgaggacgagggccggcggcggctttgcTGGATGGTGTACCTCCTCGACCGTTACGCGACCATCGCCACGACGACGTTCGACTTCATGCTCGACGACAGCAAGATGAAGCGCGGCCTGCCATGCTCGTACGACCTCTTTTCCCGGAACGTCCCCGTCGAGACGCGGTCGTGGAGCCAGGCTTCGGACCAGCAGCCCGACACCCCGGCCATCAACAAACCCGAGAACCTCGGCAGCTTCTCGTACCACTGCGAGATCCTGCGCATCCTCAGCAAGGTGCACGACTTTCTCAAGACGCCCATCAACGTCACGTCGTCGGCCGAAATGGCCGTCTGGCGCAACACGTACAGGtcgctcgacggcgcgctcGACAACTGGCTGCAGAGCCTGCCGAGCGAGTACAGCAGGATATCGGCCCTGTGCCACTCCGACCCGGCCAGCCGCGTGGCCAACTGGTTCATGCTGCATAGCGCCTATGTCACTTCGGTCGTGCGTCTGCATTCCTCGGCCGCGTACCCGACCGTGCGGTCGCACATCTTCGTCCCGTCGCACTACGCGATGCAGCGGTGCCTGTCCGCCGTGCAGAGCCTGGGCGACATTGCCCAggacgtcttcgaggccAACGGGCTCGATCTCCTGGGGCCCCCGTTTGCCTTCTCGCTGTGGGTGGCTGCGCGGTTGCTGCTCATccacgccgccaccgtcggctGTCCCGTCGATCCCAAGATTGACTTCTTCATCGAGACGCTGCGCCATGTCGGGCAGTACTGGGAGGTGGCGAACAACTACGCCAAGATCCTCGCCCGGGTGGTGCAGCGCGGGCGTCAGGGCGACATGAGCTTCACCGCCATGAGAAAGTGAGTGTCAACCCCCATCATCCACACGCGCCTGTTCCCAaccgtctctctctctctctatgtCCTTTTGCTAACAGTGCGCGTGTCTTCGCAGGAGCGCTCACGATCTCGTTACATTGACATCCTCCACGCGGCGTTCTGGTTTGGAGCCGACATCGACCCAGGTAACGTCCCTGAGCGAGCTCGACAACATTGACGTtttcgacttcttcaacTACCCCAAGATGTCGGAGCCGATAAGGATGGCAAACGGTCAGACGAACCTGTTGCAGGCCCAGGCCATGAgcgggctgggcggcgaTTCCATGAGGAGTACCGGAGTGCCGGATCCCGAGTCAGATTGGCTCGGCTTCAACACGCCTTTCAACTGAAGATCtcttgttgtcgttgttaCAGCGGCGCATATTATAtatcctcccccccctccctccccccaccatGCTCTTCATTGAACGGACCGGAGGTTTGCTTCCATTGTTTCCATCCaattttcttctttttttaaTTAGACAAAAAACACCATGCAAGCTGGGACTGGCGCTGAAGGACTTGACGGAACATTCATTGTTGAGGCGTTCATGGGTGTGTGGCGTTGTACATACTTGTCTTGCTGATGGATCAAGGGGTGgcgtgtgtgtatgtgtgtggCTTCGCGATAACTTACATATATTACAGCCGCAAGggagccagccagccgtGAGGACGGTCCAATTGAAAATCCCGCTGATCATGATCCCCCCCGCACACAAGCTGACGAACAACGCTCCACCGTGATCAGGCCGAACCGAGCCACATAATGCTGAACGTCCGTGTCCAGTGACGTTGAAACGCTTCTCCCTgcatctccctctccctctctctcgccatCCTTCAAAACTCTCATCGCTTTCGCAACTCCCTCTGAACCAGACGGACCGCCTCTGTGTATTTGACTTGGACGAACCTATTCATTGTTGAGAACACTTCCCCCTCACACAAAACCTTTGCAACAATAACAAACCATGGCGCCGAACCAAGGGCTGGTGCACCTCAAGGAGTACGACGTCAAGGACAGCAACGTCGAGCTCATCGGCACCGAGATCGACCACCAGGTGAAGTAcaagtccgccgccgccgagccggcCTGGAACGACGGCCAGGTCGGCCAGGAGGCGGGGCTGCACGTCTGGCGCATCGAGGACTTTGAGGTCAAGCCGTGGCCGCGGGAGAAATACGGCCAGTTCCTGGACGGCGACAGCTACATTGTCCTCCACTCGTACAAGGTCGGCAAGagcgaggagacggcgcgGCTGGGCCACGACGTCTTCTTCTGGCTCGGCGCCCACACCTCgcaggacgaggccggcacGGCCGCCTACAAGAcggtcgagctcgacgagttCCTGCACGGCGCCGCGACGCAGCACCGCGAGCTGCaggcggcgccctcggacGCGTTCCTCGAGCTGTTCCCGCGCATCTCGATCCGCTCGGGGGGCGTCCGTTCCGGGTTCCGCcacgtggaggaggaggacgtcgggggcggcggcgccaaggaGCCGGTCCTCACCCTCCTGCGCATCTTCAAGAACCCGTCggcgggcgccggcggcgtcgtcgtgcaCGAGGTGGAGCCCCGGTGGCAGAGCCTGGACGAGAGCGACGTCTTCGTGCTCGACGCGGGCGACAAGATCTGGCAGTGGCAGGGCCGGAGCTGCAGCCCgatggagaaggccaaggcggcgcAGGTGGTCAACGACATGACGCTAGCCAAGCACATTGAtgtcgaggtcctcgcgCAGGACGAGTCGAGGTCGCGCGTTGTCGTGacgctcctcggcggtgacaatgaggacgatgaagcGCCCCGGTCTGGGTTCCGGTGTCCCCGACCGGTGCGGTCGGCGACCAAGGCgcaagccggcggcgagaggcCGCAGAAGCTCTTCCGGCTCAGCGACGCCTCGGGCGAGCTCCGgttcgacgtcgtcaaggacggcggccgggcCGCCCTCTCGGACTTTGACGGGCAGGACGTGTTCCTGCTGGACGACGCGGGGCGCGCCGTCTGGGTGTGGGAGGGCGAAGGGGCCAGCCGCGGGGAGAGGTCGAACTGGCTCCGGGTCGCGCAGGCGTACATCCGGCAGCTACagggagggggcggggccgaggaggcccACCTCACGCCGCTGGCCAAGGTGAGGCAGGGCAGCGAGAGCCGGGCGTTCTTGAAGGCGGTGCAGGCGTAGTAGACTTGGaagagaaggcggcgacgcaaaaggggggttgttgttgtagcaACAATATCAGATTCGGATCATCCTTCCTCGGGGGAGTTATCTTTACATGAGGAATTCAATAGATGACATGTCGAAGCTCACCAAActcgacaaggtcatccgCCTACTCTTTACCAAAAGGAAGCTTCCTTATCAAAAGAGCTTAAGCAAGATGCGCCTACTCAGCGAGAGAAGTTGACGGCACAACTTTGAGGCCAGATGGACCCCGCCCAAAATGGTCCTATATGTATCAACCTGGTAGCATCGAGATACAAATCGGaagaccccccccccttccatctcAGATGATGGGGATGACTCTGTCCCACAAACTGGAATTGAGAACCTCGCTGTTGTCAATGGCAGTCTGGAACAGCAGGACCATCAGAATGAACCGGAAAATGAGCACATCGTCGACATCCCTCGTCGAGTCGTCCCTCAGCGACGAGAAGCGGTCCCACAACGGCCATCCGTCTTCCTGCTCCGAGTTACAGACCACTACCACGCATAGTCTGTCCACCAGCATTTGAGTACTTTCTGTTGACATGTCGGAAAACGGAGCAGTAATGACATCCAATTCCTTTTGATACTTGCGAAAAACCTCCTTTAGATGATCAAGATGCTCTGAAGGTATTGTTGATTCCCCATCCGGAACGAGCATTGCTTCGAGAGTCTCTCGGGCGAGCTTCAGAGTGTCCAGCAGGTCGCGAATCCCCCGTATTATCGGGAGATGGCGGctgcgggcggcggcggcgaacttGCTGTTATCATTGGCATGAGACCCGTCCCGGCCGGCTTCATTTACTGGAGCATTGAAGATCTTAGCtttcgccgccttctccgcaTGCGAAAGCACCAGGTAGGTCCTATAAAGGTCGGCGGTGCGGAAATCCACATCCTCCTCGTGCCCTAACCAAATGTCGACCAGACGCAGCTGCTTGAGAATGCGCCTCCGAAGATCTTGCTGGGTCTCAGGATCGGCCTTGCCGTACCACTCGCGAACCTCGTCAGGGTTGTTCACCTGCTTGAGGCACAGCTGAAGCATGGGCTTGACACTTCCCCAGCCGTGATCAACACCCCAATCGAACGGGCGCcaggaagggagggggtaTTCACTAGTAGGAGTCGGCCAGCTTCCGAATTCCGACTTGCCGAATGCGTGGAGATCTGCCTTTGCCCAGTATTTGCCACACAACGCAAGGGTGGTGAGCGAACAATCCACGGTGAGCTTTGATGAAGTGAGCGGGAACAACTCGGGAGGGTCGTCCGGCGTGACCGCCTTGAAGAGACAGTGATTTACATTGACGTGTTCTTCGAGATAGGCACGCGACCCGTAGAACCTATCGAAGGGTGTCGTTGAATGAATAGACTGCGTGACCTCGGCGACTTTCACCATTTGATCCTTGAACGATTCGTAGTCACTGACCAAGTTCACTTTGATCTTTACGTCCTCGGACTGTGACAAGCCGTGGAGTTTGATGATGCCAAGGGCGTATTGCATGGTGCTCTTGAGTTTGTGCGGGCTCGGAACCTTTATTGTCTCGTCCGTCGGGTGGTGGTTGGAAAACGAGCCGATGGACCCCAGTATCGGGTGTTGGCGAAAGTCGAACTGAAAGGAGCGGCCAATGATGACGGGCTGTTCGGGGATGCCCCTGGTGAATGGCCATCTCTGGATTCCCACGGCAGCGGCCGCCGCGATAACCACGCCGCCTTGGGCGTACgcgggggcggcgacgaggtcgtccgGCAGGAAATCGGCAACGGTTGACCGGAGACCGCAGTCGTTTTCCGACGACTCGGCCTTTTCCTGCAGCCCGAACCTATCCAGGAGCCAGGCCTTGACCGGTAGGTTGTCCTTCTCAGATGGCTCGGCCTTTCTCGGTGGTTCGACCTTTTCCAGCCCGGTGaccttgaagaaggcgatCCAGGTTGCCGCATTCGCGCTCTGAAGCACGTGGCCGGGATCGACATCCTTGTAAGGCGAGCCGGGGCGTATGGTGAGTCCATTGGAATCCCAATCCTTGACCCAGTCGAGCAGATAATCGATGCGGAAGATAGGGGTCCGCGCCGTGTACTGAAAGTTGAGCTCGCCCCATATCCACTCCTTCTGCGTGTTTTCCGCCCAGGTGCTGATGGCACGCTTGCTGGCCTTCCGATACCCCTTCCTCGCGGtgacgaggccctgcgcTATGGTGAGGCCGGCGAACGCAAGTGCGCCCACGCCCAGGAGGACGGTGAAGACGAAAGTGACGGGGTCCCAGTCATACTTGCTGtctccttggtcttggttCTCCTTCAGGACCCGCAGAACGGCCCGGAGAAGGCAGTCCGTCGAGTTGCTGTCCTCGGGACAGTCCAAGACGGCGGTGCTCATTGTGGAAGCCGGtgtcgttggcgttggtATCTGATTCAATCGGGGAATGGGGTCGCTCGTACAGGCGACCTAGTTCTTGAGTGCGAGAGCAGGCGGGACATGGATGGTAATGGCAGGAACAACTCGTTTAAAGGGCCTCGGTAGGTCTTACAGGCTTTTAAGATGCTGCTTAGGTTTCCCTGTTGGTTGAGTTGCCCAACATATGAACTgcagggcgccggcgtcaacGAGCCCCTCGGCATGCATTTCGTACGTGGAGGCTAATGGACAGGGGCGAATGAAACTTCGCAGGCCGGTCAGGTTTTGCATGCAATGAACCCGCAATGAGGGAGGCAGACGAACAGAATAACCACAAGTAACACACTGCAGCAATGCATGCATATGTGTGTCTGAGGGGCGTAACCACTGAAAAGATATTGGCCGCAGGAAGATGCGGGAGAGTTCTTTCAGGCAAGTATTGTTCATGGCGACATTCTGAAAACGGCAAATCATGCTGCTTGCCCTGCTAGACAGCCAGACGGCCGAGGAACTGCCTCCAACGTGTCAACCCGGACGCTCTTCCGTTCAACAACATTCGGCAACGAGTCTAGCAGCCGGCAGCCGACAGCCAATGTCCTGCATGGCGCCTTTCTCCTCAACACATGTGTGTATACAACACGACCTTCGGTAACTGGCCGAGGAGTTCGATCAGGAGAGTGTCGTTGGCAAGCGCTGCGATTCTACCACGGGGATAACGTAGGTGatcgggagagaaacagGTCCATATGGATCGAGACATTATTTTGGTTGTAGTCTTGGGATGCGGCGGCGACTGCTGACTTACGACGCCCGTTGAGCACATGGATGGGTGttggaaagagaaaagaacCCCCACCCCCTTGAGAACCTAAAGCGTACATTAGATTGATAATATCTCTCTTCCCGTTCCCAAAGAACACCGTTACGCCGATTCCAACACCCTCAGCGAGCCCGACTGCTCCGTGTCGTGAACCGCCTCTTATGATATGCCGTCCATAGAAAACGGTTGTGCTTATTTGCCGCTGAGCCGTCGTATGGCCCGCTTCAAATCGGCCTCGATTCTCGCCTGGCATCGTGGGCGGCAGTGGAACGAAACGAGGCCCTGTATGCGCTCGGTTCTTCGGACGCGGGCTGGCCGAGGTACATGGAGGTCCGCCGCTTCGCAAGCTGCTTTTTCGACTCCTCCGTCGAGTGCACGTGAGTCTGCTTTGGGGTTGAATGACTGTTTGCGTCGGTCAGCCCGaagctcgccgccctcgccgtgcGTCCTCGCGCCCCGTCCCCAGGGATGGTTGCTAAATTTTACCCATTGTAGGCGGATTTCTGGGATTGCGCGCCCATGATTCCTACACGTCTGCAGAGCGGAACCTGTGAGTCACGAGAGGTGGCCGATTTTGTAGCCGGGATTGCGTATGGAGGTTATGAGCCGTCGTCTGTCTTGGTAGGCTGAACGAGCGCGCGAGTATACTGGTGCTTGGAACGTTGAAGCCAAGTTTTTCAGGACCAAATCTGTAAGGTTTAAATACGACTTTCATGGCAGGAAGAGGCGAACCATTTGCTCTCcaagatgccgccgagcccAAAACTTCAAAATGCATTTTTGGTTGGCTCCTGTCTGTCGACGAAGTGTAAACAAGAGCCGCTTAGGGTTGATGAGAAAACCCATAGAGGTTGGAGAAGACGACTTGACCGATGCGTTCGATGCCAAGATCAGGCAAGTTGTCAGGCAGCATATCAAGTGTCGACGAGTCCAGGAGCGAGCGATTGCTCGTCAGTTGTTCGGTGGTCTCGTTGGGTGCTCGTGAGGTCCAGACTCAATGGTCCAATGCAGGTTTTCGTGCTAGCGTTGACCGTCGTGATGATACAAGCGGCACCCCCACCGCGGGCACATCATGGTGGTTGCATGAGTTCAACGGCTGTTAGCAATATATGCAATGGGTGAGCAGAGCCGTTTTCTCGAGGCTTCGAGCCGGAGGTGGACTCGGGGGTAGGTCAAACCCCCCTACTTGCAATGCTTGTTGTCTGGCGTCGGCGCTTCTCCAGGCGATGTTCAAGAATCGGGTGGAGTAGGTTGGACTTGGGTATTGTTCACCCTTCTTAAATCCACCGAGACAGAGGAACACGGTGATTCCAACACTATACAAGTACATGGGGACGAGACTGAAATGAAAGAGCATCTAACCAAGGGTTCTGGGATCCGGCGCCGTCAGACGCACGAGGGTCTGGAAGTTCGACAATCTCGAGTCGACCAAGTGAAACCGCGAGAACGTGATCCAGCCCGAGAAGATTTTTGGCTCCGAACAGGAAACGCGCATCACAAAGCCATAACAGCTCGCAAACCCCTATAAGAGCTTAAGGCGGCAACACTGCAAGACAGCGAGCGCTCTTCGAAAATCCGACAAGCTTGACTTCAAGCTCGTCTTTCACACGCCCCTCTCCTTGGTTCTGGGAACACAACATATCGTTGTAGTACGCGAATCGCTCCTTTCCGAGAAAGTGCCTCATCCGCTGATTGGAGTGGAAGAGGACGAACTGGACCTTTGCGGCAGGCTGCAACGACGAAAAGAAACCCGGCACTCTCGGGCCAACTGTGACCGGGCGAAGCGGGGCAAAACAAGATAAGAGACTGTCCGGATACCTGAGCTGTCATTGGGTCGGAATGGAAGCGGGAAAAGCGTCCAAGGTCAGGTCGTATGTGCGCGCGACGCCGTGGTGTCGTGGGCTTcgcgtcgatgatggcgggcGTTGCGATGTTGACGTGGCCCAATGGGACGGGCTCGCGTTTCTGTCGGTGAGGATGGGTGACGCTTCTGCATCATGCAGAGTGACGCTGCACGAGGCCTCCCGCCTCACTTTTCCCGCCTCGAAGTCCACCTCGAAAACTGCCTCATGATGCCTTACTCTGCCTGTTCTCTAGGCATCAATGGTCCGCCAAAGGTCGAGAAGGCGTCCGGATT
It includes:
- a CDS encoding uncharacterized protein (Putative zn(2)Cys(6) fungal-type DNA-binding domain, transcription factor domain, fungi) — translated: MWSSHDNGTDMLDTNANARPQQMAEEEANSVFSHDEGSSGDDTTNNGSAGAPRKRKREKHQKTSCELCKARKVKCDRAEPACSWCARHNRTCVYLERQKPGSRIGFSLELEAKVNRLDALLQALGRRVEEHISNDHVAATTTTATATAQTLSPAISNQAPSQPEAGFRQDGNGISPGPGLPRPPPPPSQTSNGRTPAFSSSFWQAGDAQDALQNAGDRTSVQALLNLSAGDSFGQPGASPGVTGPRKDAPSTVSTVSEFPPHDMLYTLVDLYFKHCNTWCPILDRKTTFGAFFGSTSLNEADRVLLHAIVATTLRFLKDQRLSSEMRSHYHAVSKHRVQMYAMENVSIAALRALVILCLDELGTSNGPRGWNMLALLAQNVRQLELCEESSVYLTAEAEETPHTGSIRRVAMGRPESWIEDEGRRRLCWMVYLLDRYATIATTTFDFMLDDSKMKRGLPCSYDLFSRNVPVETRSWSQASDQQPDTPAINKPENLGSFSYHCEILRILSKVHDFLKTPINVTSSAEMAVWRNTYRSLDGALDNWLQSLPSEYSRISALCHSDPASRVANWFMLHSAYVTSVVRLHSSAAYPTVRSHIFVPSHYAMQRCLSAVQSLGDIAQDVFEANGLDLLGPPFAFSLWVAARLLLIHAATVGCPVDPKIDFFIETLRHVGQYWEVANNYAKILARVVQRGRQGDMSFTAMRKSAHDLVTLTSSTRRSGLEPTSTQVTSLSELDNIDVFDFFNYPKMSEPIRMANGQTNLLQAQAMSGLGGDSMRSTGVPDPESDWLGFNTPFN
- a CDS encoding Putative villin/Gelsolin, ADF-H/Gelsolin-like domain superfamily — translated: MAPNQGLVHLKEYDVKDSNVELIGTEIDHQVKYKSAAAEPAWNDGQVGQEAGLHVWRIEDFEVKPWPREKYGQFLDGDSYIVLHSYKVGKSEETARLGHDVFFWLGAHTSQDEAGTAAYKTVELDEFLHGAATQHRELQAAPSDAFLELFPRISIRSGGVRSGFRHVEEEDVGGGGAKEPVLTLLRIFKNPSAGAGGVVVHEVEPRWQSLDESDVFVLDAGDKIWQWQGRSCSPMEKAKAAQVVNDMTLAKHIDVEVLAQDESRSRVVVTLLGGDNEDDEAPRSGFRCPRPVRSATKAQAGGERPQKLFRLSDASGELRFDVVKDGGRAALSDFDGQDVFLLDDAGRAVWVWEGEGASRGERSNWLRVAQAYIRQLQGGGGAEEAHLTPLAKVRQGSESRAFLKAVQA